A window of the Hordeum vulgare subsp. vulgare chromosome 5H, MorexV3_pseudomolecules_assembly, whole genome shotgun sequence genome harbors these coding sequences:
- the LOC123396122 gene encoding uncharacterized protein LOC123396122 — MAKARRRRRVPAFGEWNYNYHHDAPEGAAAPPPAVVAPAACYAATPEPDACSDVWFRYSPPPRKPTPTPKKQARRQPEGNVSRASSDAAAAKSGGSRRVVRPVDVDLYQVPPPPELAPHRRPMKTRSLWMGCLGLNSCVD, encoded by the exons ATGGCG AAGGCGAGGAGGAGGCGTCGCGTGCCGGCGTTCGGGGAGTGGAACTACAACTACCACCACGACGCGCCGGAGGGGGCAGCGGCACCGCCGCCGGCCGTTGTTGCACCGGCCGCGTGCTACGCCGCCACGCCGGAGCCGGACGCCTGCAGCGACGTGTGGTTCAGGTACTCGCCGCCCCCGCGCAAGCCCACGCCCACGCCCAAGAAGCAGGCGAGGAGGCAGCCCGAGGGCAACGTGTCCCGGGCGTCCTCGGACGCAGCCGCGGCCAAGAGCGGCGGCTCCAGGAGGGTGGTGCGGCCGGTCGACGTGGACCTTTACCAGGTGCCaccaccgccggagctcgccccccaCCGGCGTCCAATGAAG ACGAGGAGCCTGTGGATGGGATGCCTGGGCCTCAACTCATGCGTcgactga